From Fusobacterium varium:
GTATGACAGAATTTCTTCCTGTGAGCAGTACAGGACATATGATATTAGTTGAGAAATTTATAAACAGCAGTTTTTTTTCTAAAAATTTTATGGATAGCTTTTTAATAATAGTCCAACTTGGGGCAATACTTGCAGTAGTTATATATTTTTGGAAAGATATAAATCCTTTTGTGAGAGAAAAAGAAGTATTTATACAAAGATTCAGACTTTGGGCAAAAGTAGTTGTAGGTGTATTTCCAGCAGCTGTTATAGGACTTCTTTTGGATGATTATATTTCTGAATATTTTATGGGAAATGTAGTTGTTGTAGCCATGACATTAATATTTTATGGAATTGTTCTTATAATTGTAGAAAAATGCTATGATGGTGAAGCACATATAGATTCATTTCAAAAATTAGGTTATAAGACAGCTTTTACAGTTGGGTTATTTCAATGTCTTGCTATGATTCCAGGAACTTCAAGATCAGGTGCCACTATTATAGGAAGTTTACTTTTAGGGCTTTCAAGAGGGTTAGCAACAGAATTTTCTTTTTTTCTTGCAATACCAACTATGTTTGGAGCTACATTACTGAAGCTTATGAAGAATGGACTTAAATTTTCTCCTATTGAATGGCAGCTTTTAGGAGTAGGGTCAGTAGTTTCTTTCGTTGTGGCATATCTTGTTATTAGATGGTTTATGCAATATATAAAGAAAAGAGACTTTGTTTCTTTTGGAATATATAGAATAATATTAGGAATAATAGTCTTATTCTTTGTTTTTGCGTGAGTGTGATTTGATGAAAAAAATAATCTCTGTACTGTCTTTTGCCTTTATAGCAGCAGCTATGGTTAATTTTATAGGAGTATCATATTTTAAACAGACAAATATAGCTTCATTTAAAAATTATTCTATATTTTATGGAAATAATATAAATAAATTTGATGCTCTTTTAAATAATGAAAAAACATCAAAAGAAACTAAAGAAAAAATAATAGAATTAACAGAAATGTATAAAACTTTTGAATCCAATGGTATGAAGAACCCCAAGGAAATGATAGAGTTTCATGTAGGGAGTATAAGAAAAGGAACACCTACCATTGGAACTTATTACCAGCTTTATAAGTTTGGAAAACATCTTGATGAAC
This genomic window contains:
- a CDS encoding undecaprenyl pyrophosphate phosphatase; the protein is MNPFLIVIILGIVEGMTEFLPVSSTGHMILVEKFINSSFFSKNFMDSFLIIVQLGAILAVVIYFWKDINPFVREKEVFIQRFRLWAKVVVGVFPAAVIGLLLDDYISEYFMGNVVVVAMTLIFYGIVLIIVEKCYDGEAHIDSFQKLGYKTAFTVGLFQCLAMIPGTSRSGATIIGSLLLGLSRGLATEFSFFLAIPTMFGATLLKLMKNGLKFSPIEWQLLGVGSVVSFVVAYLVIRWFMQYIKKRDFVSFGIYRIILGIIVLFFVFA